GTTTACCAGCTGGCTGAACGGTGTACCGGCGAGATTCGACAAACTCGGGCTTGTATTATTTCCAATAACTGCCCAAACATAATTCTCTGAAGTATTTACACCCGTATTTGAACATAAAAGCCATGTGCCTCCATTCCACCAATACATTCTCAGACTATTCTCTTCTAAACCTAATGCTGCCACATCTTCATCAATATAATATACTCTGAGCTCAATACTATTTAATGCTGAAAAGTCTGGAATATGGATATCAACGTATTTACCTATACCATTAGCGAGTTCGGCACCGGGATTGCTACTATACTCAGCAACGTAGATCTTAGCTGATCCTGAAATGTAAACATTAACGCCAACTTCTGAAAACTTTAACATTTCATTACTTCCAGAAGCGCTTAGGGCAACACTAGGTGGAGCTGTAAGCCATGGGGAGAAGATAATATTCCCCTGAATTTTATCTCCTAAACCATTCGGGTTATTAGCTGGCTCATAGGGACCAGTTGGATCACCCCACCAATTAAGGCGAAAATCATCATTATAACCACCTTGAACACCAAAGGTGTTATTCATGATTAAATTAAAGCGAGCTTGTACGTTATATGCACCAGCAAGCTGCACACCGCATTGCTTATTATTAGCTATAATGTTTCCTGTAATCTCACAATCTAAGACTCCTATTGAGAGTGAAATACCTACATAGGTTATCTTTTATAATATTGCCCACAATCATATTGTTAGATGATGTTAAGCAAATGTTGGTAGCGATATCTACAACTCTGTTAATGTTATATAGCAAGAAATCCAAATGCCAGCAATACGTCCGTTTATTATAATATTTCTCGCTATCACCGTATTGTTGGTTCGTTCAAGCTCTATGGCGACGCCTACACTTTCTATATTTAGATTCTCCACTCTTATTCCATTGCAGCGTACAAGTATAACTTGCCCAGCATTATCAACAGTTAAGTTAGCCGCATCCCCGAGGTAAACTAATGGTTTACCATTTACTGAATTACCTGCGACAGTATTATTGTAAGAGTCTGAAACTAATAAGCCATCATTAATAAAGGTGTTATTTAAGATCTTGTTATCAATAGACCCAGCTACAATGGCTATTCCTGCCCAATAATTATCCACCAAAGTATTATTTAGTATCATATTATTTGAGAAACGTATAACGTAAATACCGACCATAAAGTTTTTAACAACTATATTTTTGATGGTTACGCTGGATGCGCTAATGTTTATTCCTAATAATGGTTCATAAAATTGTTGAAACGGATTAACATAAGGTTTTATGGGACCTTGGATTACATGATTGTTTCCGTCTAGCACAATATTGCTTCTCTCTATAACTATTGATGCGTTTATGATATCGCCCCTTAAAATATAGGTGATATTATCCTCTGTCGATATAGGCGCGTCTGGCGGCTCTATGCTTCCATTAGCGCGAATATAGATTGTCCAAAAACC
The window above is part of the Candidatus Bathyarchaeia archaeon genome. Proteins encoded here:
- a CDS encoding right-handed parallel beta-helix repeat-containing protein; its protein translation is MLLGSSLLYVGCSEKAKSQINLGFWTIYIRANGSIEPPDAPISTEDNITYILRGDIINASIVIERSNIVLDGNNHVIQGPIKPYVNPFQQFYEPLLGINISASSVTIKNIVVKNFMVGIYVIRFSNNMILNNTLVDNYWAGIAIVAGSIDNKILNNTFINDGLLVSDSYNNTVAGNSVNGKPLVYLGDAANLTVDNAGQVILVRCNGIRVENLNIESVGVAIELERTNNTVIARNIIINGRIAGIWISCYITLTEL